One genomic window of Niveibacterium sp. SC-1 includes the following:
- a CDS encoding inorganic triphosphatase, with the protein MSKEIELKLALPPTAVAALRAHPLLAGAESFGPPQQLENTYFDNAALDLRRERIALRLRKAGALWLQTIKCAASSLGGLSSRPEWEQPWNGESFDFSAIEAEAVRTRLEAMRDELQPTFTTDFARETWRLAPRAGVTVLAMLDQGEVRAAGRTAPISELELELESGEASDLLALARALAADLPLLPEDTSKAQRGYALFHDAKPGARHAGESRIKSGQDALSAFRTIAFDGLAHWQANAQGVLRGEAESVHQSRVALRRLRTAVALFADPLPEAWATEWRERLGQLAGELGASRDADVVLQTLVDPVLADTSRGDDLERLAERLRQHRGQRQDDNPHPGAALLAFAEALHALPESGGGPVDALAEEALRKIRRKSRQSVREIEDGDVAQLHRLRIRLKRLRYGLDFFAPLWPGKRLASFQKKLTALQDDLGQVNDAVTGNRLLAELAGEDPGLVAARAFIAGWHAPRVEKLRRRGLRRARSLLWDTPPWKHADKDD; encoded by the coding sequence ATGAGCAAGGAAATCGAACTCAAGCTGGCCCTGCCGCCTACTGCCGTGGCGGCATTGCGCGCGCATCCGCTGCTCGCCGGCGCCGAGTCCTTCGGTCCGCCGCAGCAACTCGAGAACACGTACTTCGACAACGCCGCGCTCGATCTGCGCCGCGAGCGCATCGCGCTGCGCCTGCGCAAGGCGGGCGCGCTGTGGTTGCAGACGATCAAGTGCGCGGCGAGCTCGCTGGGCGGGCTCTCCAGCCGACCGGAATGGGAGCAGCCCTGGAACGGCGAGTCCTTCGATTTCTCGGCCATCGAGGCCGAAGCGGTGCGTACGCGTCTTGAAGCGATGCGCGACGAACTGCAGCCCACTTTCACCACGGACTTCGCCCGCGAAACCTGGCGCCTGGCGCCGCGTGCCGGTGTCACGGTGCTCGCCATGCTCGACCAGGGCGAAGTGCGCGCGGCCGGCCGCACGGCGCCGATCAGCGAGCTCGAACTCGAACTCGAATCCGGCGAGGCGTCCGACCTGCTCGCCCTGGCCCGCGCCCTCGCCGCAGACTTGCCACTGCTGCCGGAAGACACTAGCAAAGCCCAGCGTGGCTACGCCCTCTTCCATGATGCCAAGCCCGGTGCGCGCCACGCAGGCGAATCACGTATCAAGTCCGGGCAGGACGCGCTGAGCGCCTTTCGCACCATCGCCTTCGACGGTCTCGCACACTGGCAGGCCAATGCTCAGGGCGTGCTGCGCGGCGAAGCGGAGAGCGTGCACCAGTCCCGGGTGGCCTTGCGCCGCCTCCGCACAGCGGTCGCGCTTTTCGCCGACCCGCTGCCCGAAGCCTGGGCTACGGAGTGGCGCGAGCGCCTGGGCCAGCTCGCCGGAGAATTGGGCGCCAGCCGCGATGCCGACGTCGTGCTCCAGACACTGGTCGATCCGGTGCTCGCGGACACCTCGCGCGGCGATGACCTCGAACGCCTGGCCGAACGCTTGCGCCAGCATCGCGGCCAGCGCCAGGACGACAATCCGCATCCGGGTGCCGCCCTGCTCGCCTTCGCCGAAGCCCTGCATGCGCTGCCCGAGAGTGGCGGAGGCCCGGTCGACGCGCTCGCCGAAGAAGCCCTGCGCAAGATCCGCCGCAAGTCGCGCCAGAGCGTGCGCGAAATCGAGGATGGCGACGTGGCGCAGTTGCACCGCCTGCGCATCCGGCTCAAGCGCCTGCGCTACGGCCTCGACTTCTTCGCGCCGCTGTGGCCCGGCAAGAGGCTCGCGAGCTTCCAGAAGAAGCTCACCGCGCTGCAAGACGATCTGGGCCAGGTCAATGACGCCGTCACCGGCAACCGCTTGCTGGCCGAACTCGCCGGAGAGGATCCCGGCCTGGTTGCCGCGCGCGCCTTCATCGCCGGCTGGCACGCGCCGCGAGTCGAGAAGCTGCGTCGCCGCGGTTTGCGCCGAGCCCGCAGCCTGCTCTGGGACACCCCACCCTGGAAACACGCAGACAAGGATGACTGA
- a CDS encoding histidine phosphatase family protein produces MDLLLWRHAEAEDGFPDAGRALTARGIKQAAKMAQWLREFAPKELRILVSPARRTVQTANAFSEQYELSEEIGTASDPQRLIAATGWPGAGGAVLVVGHQPTLGSVASLLMTGTDDGLSFKKGALWWFVLRERDGESETVLKAVVQPSLLP; encoded by the coding sequence ATGGACCTGCTCCTGTGGCGCCACGCCGAGGCCGAGGACGGCTTCCCCGATGCGGGTCGGGCGCTCACCGCGCGCGGCATCAAGCAGGCCGCCAAGATGGCGCAGTGGTTGCGCGAATTCGCGCCCAAGGAACTGCGCATCCTGGTGAGTCCGGCGCGCCGCACGGTGCAGACCGCCAACGCTTTCAGCGAGCAGTACGAACTCTCGGAAGAGATCGGCACCGCCAGCGACCCCCAACGCCTGATCGCCGCGACCGGCTGGCCGGGTGCGGGGGGCGCGGTGCTGGTGGTGGGCCACCAGCCCACGCTGGGCAGCGTCGCCTCCTTGCTGATGACCGGCACCGACGACGGCCTCTCCTTCAAGAAGGGTGCGCTCTGGTGGTTCGTCCTGCGCGAGCGCGACGGCGAATCCGAGACCGTGCTCAAAGCCGTGGTACAGCCCTCGCTGCTGCCCTGA
- the aroG gene encoding 3-deoxy-7-phosphoheptulonate synthase AroG translates to MNASIKLHIDDVRIREIKELVPPAHVLREFPATPQAAQTAYDARAGIHRILHGQDDRLLVIIGPCSIHDTTAAKDYARRLKAEADRLSQDLLVVMRVYFEKPRTTVGWKGLINDPQLDGSFRINEGLRIARELLWEINEMGLPCATEFLDMITPQYIADFISWGAIGARTTESQVHRELASGLSCPVGFKNGTDGNVRIAVDAIKAAASPHHFLSVTKAGHSAIVSTAGNEDCHVILRGGKAPNYDAESVDAACKDLAAAGVAAKVMIDFSHANSRKQYQLQVEVAEDVGGQMARGDDRIIGIMCESHINGGRQDLVPGKELEYGKSVTDACIDWKDTLHVLDTLAESVRARRVARAAL, encoded by the coding sequence ATGAACGCCTCCATCAAGCTGCACATCGACGACGTCCGCATCCGTGAAATCAAGGAGCTGGTGCCGCCCGCCCATGTGTTGCGCGAGTTTCCGGCCACGCCCCAGGCAGCACAGACCGCGTATGACGCCCGCGCCGGTATCCATCGCATCCTCCACGGCCAGGACGATCGCCTGCTGGTGATCATCGGGCCGTGCTCGATCCACGACACCACCGCGGCCAAGGATTACGCCCGTCGCCTCAAGGCCGAGGCGGATCGTCTCTCCCAGGACCTGCTGGTGGTGATGCGCGTGTACTTCGAGAAGCCGCGCACCACCGTGGGCTGGAAGGGCCTGATCAACGATCCGCAGCTCGACGGCAGCTTCCGCATCAACGAAGGCCTGCGCATTGCGCGCGAGCTGCTGTGGGAGATCAACGAGATGGGTCTGCCGTGCGCGACCGAGTTCCTCGACATGATCACGCCGCAGTACATCGCGGACTTCATCTCCTGGGGCGCGATCGGCGCGCGCACGACCGAAAGCCAGGTGCACCGCGAACTCGCCTCGGGCCTTTCCTGCCCGGTCGGCTTCAAGAACGGTACTGACGGCAACGTGCGTATCGCGGTCGATGCGATCAAGGCCGCGGCGAGCCCGCACCATTTCCTGTCGGTGACCAAGGCCGGCCACTCGGCCATCGTCTCTACCGCCGGCAACGAGGATTGCCATGTGATCCTGCGCGGCGGCAAGGCACCGAACTACGATGCCGAGAGCGTGGACGCCGCCTGCAAGGATCTCGCCGCCGCCGGTGTCGCCGCCAAGGTGATGATCGACTTTTCTCACGCCAACAGCCGCAAGCAGTATCAGCTGCAGGTGGAAGTGGCCGAGGACGTCGGTGGCCAGATGGCCAGGGGTGACGACCGCATCATCGGCATCATGTGCGAATCGCATATCAACGGCGGTCGCCAGGACCTGGTGCCGGGCAAGGAGCTCGAGTACGGCAAGAGCGTCACCGACGCCTGCATCGACTGGAAGGACACGCTGCATGTGCTGGACACGCTGGCCGAGTCGGTGCGCGCACGTCGCGTGGCGCGCGCTGCGCTCTGA
- a CDS encoding autoinducer binding domain-containing protein, with protein sequence MSPGDAAGTFARIGREAALLGFEYCVHGMRLPVPVTRPRTSLFTNYPADWEQRYLERGYIDVDPTVLHGMRSSRPILWSDELFHNSRELWEEAQSFGVRHGWAQSQRDPEGNYSLLVLARSEDELGEAELQHMSPRMQWLAHTSHLAMKSCNDSATEVRESIELSEREINVLRWTAEGKTSAEIADILKISERTVNFHVNNAVTKLGACNKTSAAVRAAILGLIW encoded by the coding sequence TTGAGCCCCGGCGACGCCGCGGGCACGTTTGCGCGCATCGGCCGCGAAGCTGCGCTGCTCGGCTTCGAGTACTGCGTCCATGGCATGCGTCTGCCCGTACCCGTCACGCGCCCCCGCACCAGTCTCTTCACCAACTATCCCGCCGACTGGGAGCAGCGCTATCTGGAGCGCGGCTACATCGATGTGGATCCGACCGTGCTCCACGGCATGCGCTCCTCGCGCCCGATCCTGTGGAGCGACGAGCTCTTCCACAACTCGCGCGAGCTTTGGGAAGAGGCACAGTCCTTCGGTGTGCGCCACGGCTGGGCGCAATCCCAGCGCGATCCGGAAGGCAACTACAGCCTGCTCGTGCTGGCACGCTCGGAAGATGAGCTAGGCGAGGCGGAGCTGCAGCACATGTCGCCGCGCATGCAGTGGCTCGCCCACACCAGCCACCTGGCGATGAAGAGCTGCAACGACAGCGCCACCGAAGTGCGCGAGAGCATCGAGCTGTCGGAGCGGGAAATCAACGTGCTGCGCTGGACGGCGGAAGGCAAGACTTCGGCCGAGATCGCCGACATCCTCAAGATCTCGGAACGCACGGTGAACTTCCATGTGAATAACGCCGTGACCAAGCTCGGCGCCTGCAACAAGACCAGCGCCGCGGTGCGCGCGGCGATTCTCGGGCTGATCTGGTAA
- a CDS encoding sulfurtransferase TusA family protein translates to MSEAKDLDVRGLKCPLPILRAKKALAEVDTGALLKVVATDPGSVKDFQAFCRQTGHELVSHAEREGPEFEFLIRHK, encoded by the coding sequence ATGAGCGAAGCCAAGGATCTGGATGTACGCGGGCTCAAGTGCCCTTTGCCGATTCTGCGTGCCAAGAAGGCACTGGCCGAAGTCGATACCGGCGCGCTCCTCAAGGTAGTGGCGACCGATCCCGGTTCGGTGAAGGACTTCCAGGCCTTCTGCCGGCAGACCGGGCACGAGCTGGTCTCGCATGCCGAGCGCGAGGGCCCGGAGTTCGAGTTTCTCATCCGTCACAAGTAG
- a CDS encoding carbohydrate porin — translation MHTSRIRATCVASAFFSTLCLPLGQARAQDAIAFSGYMRAAIGVSTDGGRQMCFGLASADTKYRLGNECDADIEPTFAFRWVHEPDGSAWGFLFMPAIYRTWSSSKNDGGDLPASFNQVYLFGEKLPALARGRVWAGRRFYDRLQTNINDQFLENEDGDGAGIEDMDLGFGKLSVAWLMNPYLQPINNENGVQWRTTARLTDVRTLPSGALSLWLGYYGYSADEGAPNPSPAPDPQPRWRVGLYHTLGDVLGGSNLSGAKIEYSDTLRQWRVVSQQTAFVAGWRTAFDGIIEYRSKESRDYEALPWVRSDWFTVGARSDTQIAGPFRFLVELGHDRVMPGDGETQTLTKLTLAGAMSAGTTASARPTFRLYYTYARWNEAAKGPGGVYDHPQAGALGKVAANETSGASFGVQGEAWW, via the coding sequence ATGCACACGAGCCGGATACGCGCGACCTGCGTCGCGTCAGCCTTCTTCTCCACGCTGTGCCTGCCCTTGGGCCAGGCGCGGGCCCAGGACGCCATCGCCTTCAGCGGCTACATGCGGGCGGCCATCGGGGTGAGCACCGACGGTGGCCGCCAGATGTGCTTCGGCCTCGCCAGCGCGGACACCAAGTACCGCCTGGGCAACGAGTGCGACGCCGACATCGAACCCACCTTTGCCTTTCGCTGGGTGCACGAGCCCGACGGTTCGGCCTGGGGGTTCCTGTTCATGCCGGCGATCTACCGCACCTGGTCCTCGTCGAAGAACGATGGCGGCGACCTGCCCGCCTCCTTCAACCAGGTCTATCTCTTCGGCGAGAAACTGCCGGCACTCGCGCGCGGCCGGGTCTGGGCCGGGCGGCGCTTCTACGACCGTCTGCAGACCAACATCAACGACCAGTTCCTGGAGAACGAGGACGGCGACGGCGCGGGCATCGAAGACATGGACCTGGGCTTCGGCAAGCTTTCCGTGGCCTGGCTGATGAACCCCTACCTGCAGCCGATCAATAACGAAAACGGCGTGCAGTGGCGTACGACCGCGCGGCTCACCGACGTGCGCACGCTGCCTTCCGGTGCATTGAGCTTGTGGCTGGGTTACTACGGCTACAGCGCCGACGAGGGCGCGCCCAACCCCAGTCCCGCACCCGACCCGCAGCCCAGATGGCGCGTGGGCCTGTATCACACGCTGGGTGATGTCCTGGGCGGCAGCAATCTCTCGGGCGCCAAGATCGAATACTCGGACACGCTGCGGCAATGGCGCGTGGTCTCGCAGCAGACCGCCTTCGTGGCCGGATGGCGCACGGCCTTCGACGGCATCATCGAATATCGCTCGAAGGAGAGCCGCGACTACGAGGCGCTGCCTTGGGTCAGGAGCGACTGGTTCACCGTGGGCGCGCGCAGCGACACCCAGATTGCGGGGCCCTTCCGCTTCCTCGTCGAACTGGGTCACGACCGCGTCATGCCCGGTGACGGCGAGACGCAGACGCTGACCAAGCTCACCCTGGCCGGCGCGATGTCCGCCGGCACCACGGCCAGCGCGCGCCCGACCTTCCGCCTCTACTACACCTACGCCCGCTGGAACGAAGCCGCCAAGGGGCCGGGCGGCGTCTATGACCATCCGCAGGCGGGCGCCTTGGGCAAGGTCGCCGCCAACGAGACGAGCGGCGCGTCCTTCGGCGTGCAGGGTGAAGCCTGGTGGTGA
- a CDS encoding PA0069 family radical SAM protein, giving the protein MPPTVPKARPIAGPATPRDAFHGRGAAIRPDGRFDRWQREDFDDGWEPDPETETPPPPTELIVDTVKSVITFNQSPDIPFDRSINPYKGCEHGCSYCFARPTHSYLGLSPGIDFETKIAYKPDAPERLREELARPGYRPAPLALGINTDGWQPIERKLGLTRRLLEVLAEARHPISIVTKSALIERDLDLLADMAKDNLVQVFFSITTMDKALARAMEPRAATPERRLEALARTAEAGVPVGVLFAPLIPALNDQEMESVVEAAAARGASYAGSVILRLPYELAELFPAWLERHYPGRAAHVMSVLRQMRGGKDYQSEFGKRMRGEGVFADLYARRMKALTERLGLNKDRRALNCAAFRPPSQNPAQGELF; this is encoded by the coding sequence ATGCCGCCCACCGTCCCCAAAGCCCGTCCCATCGCGGGTCCCGCCACTCCGCGCGATGCCTTCCACGGGCGCGGCGCAGCCATTCGTCCTGACGGTCGCTTCGACCGCTGGCAGCGCGAGGACTTCGACGACGGCTGGGAGCCCGACCCCGAGACCGAAACCCCGCCGCCACCGACCGAACTGATCGTGGACACGGTCAAATCCGTGATCACCTTCAACCAGTCGCCGGACATCCCCTTCGACCGTTCGATCAACCCCTATAAGGGCTGCGAGCACGGCTGCTCCTATTGCTTCGCGCGGCCCACCCACAGCTATCTTGGCCTGTCGCCCGGCATCGACTTCGAGACCAAGATCGCCTACAAACCCGACGCCCCCGAACGCCTGCGCGAAGAACTCGCCAGGCCCGGCTACCGCCCTGCCCCGCTCGCGCTCGGCATCAACACCGACGGCTGGCAGCCGATCGAACGCAAGCTCGGCCTCACTCGCCGCCTGCTCGAAGTGCTGGCCGAAGCCCGCCATCCGATTTCCATCGTCACCAAGTCCGCCCTGATCGAGCGCGACCTCGATCTGCTCGCCGACATGGCGAAGGACAACCTGGTGCAGGTCTTCTTCTCCATCACCACCATGGACAAGGCACTGGCCCGCGCGATGGAGCCGCGCGCCGCCACGCCCGAGCGCCGCCTCGAAGCGCTCGCGCGCACCGCCGAAGCGGGTGTCCCCGTCGGCGTGCTCTTCGCTCCGCTGATCCCTGCGCTCAACGACCAGGAAATGGAGTCCGTGGTCGAAGCCGCCGCCGCGCGCGGCGCCAGCTACGCCGGCTCGGTCATCCTGCGCCTGCCCTATGAGTTGGCCGAGCTCTTCCCCGCCTGGCTCGAACGCCACTACCCCGGCCGCGCCGCCCACGTCATGAGCGTCCTGCGCCAGATGCGCGGCGGCAAGGACTACCAGAGTGAATTCGGTAAACGCATGCGCGGCGAAGGCGTCTTCGCCGACCTCTACGCGCGACGCATGAAGGCACTGACGGAAAGACTGGGGCTAAACAAGGACAGGCGCGCGCTCAATTGCGCGGCGTTCAGGCCGCCCTCGCAGAATCCGGCGCAGGGCGAGTTGTTCTAG
- a CDS encoding DUF4902 domain-containing protein yields the protein MELFSEIHAEEGLSLFDSTITLTMKELYELEPEHLFSEAETLARPGSHDAVVVGFTEWSVDHARRISFGWDWRYEAQRGLMIGRWKSLRTNTRITDEDGNPVCDRLTWLSVASVMGKVHWSAIVAHTLGLRGLRH from the coding sequence ATGGAACTGTTCTCGGAAATCCACGCAGAGGAAGGACTGTCCCTGTTCGATAGCACCATCACGCTGACCATGAAGGAGCTCTACGAACTCGAACCGGAACATCTCTTTTCGGAGGCCGAAACCCTCGCGAGGCCTGGCAGCCACGATGCGGTCGTCGTCGGCTTCACCGAATGGAGCGTCGACCATGCACGCCGGATCTCGTTCGGCTGGGACTGGCGCTACGAGGCCCAGCGCGGGCTGATGATCGGCCGCTGGAAGAGCCTGCGCACCAACACCCGGATTACCGACGAAGACGGCAATCCGGTCTGCGACAGGCTGACCTGGCTGTCCGTGGCGAGTGTGATGGGGAAGGTCCACTGGAGCGCGATCGTCGCGCACACGCTGGGCCTGCGCGGCCTGCGGCATTGA
- a CDS encoding M48 family metalloprotease: MKRLLAGLLALCIAFRAFADGLPDLGDSAQADISPQMERSIAQAIIREIRFNEPSYLDDPEIEDYLDRIGARLVSTSQNPSQSFRFFVLKDGTINAASMLGGVLVFNTGLFMAADSESELASVMAHEISHTQQRHQARMMAQQRQLGYATIASMLLALVAASAGGSSNAALAAAVGGQAVAQAASLSYSRDYEREADRMGVQMLNNAGFDNRGMVTFFERLERATRLVDNNAYAYLRTHPLTTERISDMENRVQQMPFRQVVDSIDFALIKAKIDAMDKDPNEILGRFAGEPPQRPLASAVHWYARARAHLRLRDEAGAEKDLEALRKLPLASPMVDLLAADVHRAGGDARGAADELREARGRYPQSRALRYAEMDARTAAGQYQVLEQIASQSARLDPLDDKAWGYLAQAASRRGEQLMQHRAQAEVYYLRGALGAAVEQLQLGLRAGDGDFYEKSAAEARLADLRQQRTEQQKARNR; encoded by the coding sequence ATGAAAAGACTGCTCGCTGGCCTGCTGGCCTTGTGCATCGCATTCCGGGCCTTTGCCGATGGATTGCCCGACCTGGGCGATTCGGCGCAGGCCGACATCTCACCGCAGATGGAGCGCAGCATCGCCCAGGCCATCATCCGCGAGATCCGCTTCAACGAGCCGAGTTACCTCGACGATCCCGAGATCGAGGACTACCTGGACCGGATCGGCGCCCGGCTCGTCTCCACCAGCCAGAACCCCAGCCAGAGCTTCCGCTTCTTCGTGCTCAAGGACGGCACCATCAACGCCGCCTCGATGCTGGGCGGGGTGCTGGTCTTCAACACAGGGCTCTTCATGGCCGCCGACAGCGAGTCGGAGCTGGCCTCGGTGATGGCCCACGAAATCTCCCACACCCAGCAGCGCCATCAGGCGCGGATGATGGCCCAGCAACGCCAGCTCGGCTACGCGACCATCGCCTCGATGCTGCTCGCGCTGGTCGCCGCCTCCGCCGGGGGCAGCAGCAACGCCGCGCTGGCGGCTGCCGTGGGCGGGCAGGCGGTGGCCCAGGCCGCCAGCCTCTCGTACTCGCGCGACTACGAGCGCGAGGCCGACCGCATGGGCGTGCAGATGCTCAACAACGCGGGCTTCGACAACCGCGGCATGGTGACCTTCTTCGAGCGCCTGGAGCGCGCCACACGGCTGGTCGACAACAACGCCTACGCCTACCTGCGCACCCACCCGCTGACCACCGAGCGGATCTCGGACATGGAAAACAGGGTGCAGCAGATGCCCTTCCGGCAGGTGGTCGATTCGATCGACTTCGCGCTGATCAAGGCCAAGATCGACGCCATGGACAAGGACCCCAACGAGATCCTGGGGCGCTTTGCCGGCGAGCCGCCGCAGCGTCCGCTTGCCTCGGCCGTGCATTGGTATGCCCGGGCACGGGCCCATCTGCGCCTGCGCGACGAGGCGGGCGCCGAGAAGGATCTCGAAGCCCTACGCAAGCTGCCGCTCGCCAGCCCCATGGTCGATCTGCTGGCGGCCGACGTGCACCGGGCAGGCGGCGATGCCCGTGGTGCGGCCGACGAGCTGCGCGAGGCGCGCGGCCGCTATCCGCAGAGCCGGGCCTTGCGCTACGCCGAAATGGACGCGCGTACCGCGGCAGGCCAGTACCAGGTGCTGGAGCAGATCGCGAGCCAGTCGGCCCGCCTCGACCCGCTGGACGACAAGGCCTGGGGCTATCTCGCCCAGGCGGCCTCCAGACGCGGGGAGCAACTGATGCAGCATCGCGCCCAGGCCGAGGTGTATTACCTGCGCGGCGCCCTCGGGGCCGCCGTGGAACAATTGCAGCTGGGCCTGCGAGCCGGTGATGGCGACTTCTACGAGAAGTCCGCCGCCGAGGCCCGCCTGGCCGATCTGCGCCAGCAGCGGACCGAGCAGCAGAAGGCACGCAACCGCTGA
- the moaC gene encoding cyclic pyranopterin monophosphate synthase MoaC, whose protein sequence is MPPTEDPSPAPPLTHFNARGEAHMVDVGAKDETRRVARCRGRIRMLPATLALIREGNAKKGDVLGIARIAAIQASKRTADLIPLCHPIPLTRVSVDFSLDEAASAVEIEVCAETVGRTGVEMEALTAASVGLLTIYDMCKAADRGMQISDLRLIEKEGGKSGHWTAD, encoded by the coding sequence ATGCCGCCCACCGAAGATCCGTCGCCCGCCCCGCCCCTGACCCACTTCAATGCCCGGGGCGAGGCCCATATGGTCGACGTGGGCGCCAAGGACGAAACCCGCCGGGTTGCCCGCTGTCGCGGCCGCATCCGTATGCTCCCCGCGACCTTGGCGTTGATCCGTGAAGGCAATGCCAAGAAGGGTGATGTGCTCGGCATCGCGCGCATTGCGGCAATCCAGGCGTCCAAGCGCACCGCGGACCTGATTCCGCTCTGCCACCCGATTCCGCTCACCAGGGTGAGCGTGGACTTCTCGCTGGACGAGGCCGCGAGTGCGGTGGAGATCGAGGTTTGCGCGGAGACGGTGGGTCGCACTGGCGTCGAGATGGAGGCGCTGACCGCCGCAAGTGTCGGCCTCCTGACCATCTACGACATGTGCAAGGCGGCCGACCGCGGCATGCAGATCTCGGATCTGCGCCTGATCGAAAAGGAAGGTGGCAAGTCGGGCCACTGGACCGCTGACTGA
- a CDS encoding ABC transporter ATP-binding protein, translated as MSECSHAIALRAVSKSLVGSTRTIPVLTNIELGVAHGEFVALVGPGRSGKSVVLNLIGGLETADAGTVTVLGQSLETLDEMDRADWRMRNVGYVFQFFNLIPALSLLHNVMLPLTLSALPVADRERRARGALELVGLGGRELQRPCELPAVDQQRVAIARAIVMNPRVLLCDEPTGNLEDEDAQRILALLQTLHMDEQFTIVLVTRNEAVAAHADRVVQMNPSAPPRPDFPQPQPMRQNYAAMSALARDY; from the coding sequence ATGTCCGAATGCAGCCACGCCATCGCCCTGCGTGCCGTCAGCAAGTCGCTTGTCGGCAGCACGCGGACGATTCCGGTCCTCACCAACATTGAACTCGGCGTCGCGCATGGCGAATTCGTGGCACTCGTGGGCCCGGGGCGTAGCGGCAAGAGCGTGGTGCTCAACCTGATCGGCGGACTCGAAACCGCCGACGCGGGTACCGTGACAGTACTGGGGCAGTCGCTGGAGACCCTGGACGAGATGGACAGGGCGGACTGGCGCATGCGCAACGTCGGCTATGTCTTCCAGTTCTTCAACCTGATCCCGGCGCTCTCCCTGCTTCACAACGTGATGCTGCCCCTGACGCTGTCCGCGCTCCCGGTCGCCGACCGCGAGCGACGCGCGCGTGGAGCGCTTGAGCTCGTAGGGCTCGGCGGTCGCGAACTGCAACGGCCCTGCGAACTGCCGGCGGTCGACCAGCAGCGCGTCGCCATCGCACGCGCGATCGTGATGAATCCGCGCGTGCTGCTGTGCGACGAGCCCACGGGCAATCTCGAAGACGAAGACGCGCAGCGCATCCTGGCGCTGCTGCAGACCCTGCACATGGATGAGCAATTCACCATCGTGCTGGTTACGCGCAACGAGGCCGTCGCGGCCCATGCCGACCGCGTCGTGCAGATGAATCCTTCGGCCCCCCCGAGGCCGGATTTCCCCCAACCCCAGCCCATGCGCCAGAACTACGCCGCGATGTCGGCGCTGGCGCGGGACTACTAG